A genome region from Pseudomonas pergaminensis includes the following:
- the ctaD gene encoding cytochrome c oxidase subunit I, with protein MSAVIDDHGHADHAHGPAKGLMRWVLTTNHKDIGTLYLWFAFTMFLLGGSFAMVIRAELFQPGLQIVEPAFFNQMTTMHGLIMVFGAVMPAFVGLANWMIPLMIGAPDMALPRMNNFSFWLLPAAFLLLVSTLFTPGGGPNFGWTFYAPLSTTYAPESVTFFIFAIHLMGISSIMGAINVVATILNLRAPGMTLMKMPLFVWTWLITAFLLIAVMPVLAGCVTMMLMDIHFGTSFFSAAGGGDPVLFQHVFWFFGHPEVYIMILPAFGAVSSIIPTFSRKPLFGYTSMVYATASIAFLSFIVWAHHMFVVGIPLVGELFFMYATLLIAVPTGVKVFNWVSTMWQGSLTFETPMLFAVAFVILFTIGGFSGLMLAIAPADFQYHDTYFVVAHFHYVLVPGAIFGIFASAYYWLPKWTGHMYDETLGKLHFWLSFVGMNMAFFPMHFVGLAGMPRRVPDYNLQFADFNMVSSIGAFMFGATQIFFLFIVIKCIRGGPPAPAKPWDGAEGLEWSIPSPAPYHTFTTPPEVK; from the coding sequence ATGAGCGCTGTGATCGATGACCATGGTCACGCCGACCATGCCCACGGCCCCGCCAAGGGGTTGATGCGCTGGGTGCTGACCACCAACCACAAAGACATCGGCACCCTGTACTTGTGGTTCGCTTTCACCATGTTTTTGCTCGGCGGCTCGTTCGCCATGGTGATCCGCGCCGAACTGTTCCAGCCCGGCCTGCAGATTGTCGAGCCGGCGTTCTTCAACCAGATGACCACCATGCACGGCCTGATCATGGTGTTCGGCGCGGTGATGCCGGCGTTCGTCGGCCTGGCCAACTGGATGATCCCGCTGATGATCGGTGCGCCGGACATGGCCCTGCCACGCATGAACAACTTCAGCTTCTGGCTGCTGCCGGCGGCGTTCCTGCTGCTGGTCTCGACCCTGTTCACCCCCGGCGGCGGGCCGAATTTCGGCTGGACCTTCTACGCCCCGCTCTCTACCACCTATGCGCCGGAAAGCGTGACGTTCTTCATCTTCGCCATCCACCTCATGGGCATCAGTTCGATCATGGGCGCGATCAACGTGGTCGCGACCATCCTCAACCTGCGCGCACCCGGCATGACGTTGATGAAAATGCCGTTGTTTGTCTGGACCTGGCTGATCACCGCGTTCCTACTGATCGCGGTAATGCCGGTGCTGGCGGGTTGCGTGACCATGATGCTGATGGACATCCACTTCGGCACCAGCTTCTTCAGTGCGGCTGGCGGTGGTGACCCGGTGCTGTTCCAGCACGTGTTCTGGTTCTTCGGCCATCCTGAGGTGTACATCATGATCCTGCCGGCTTTCGGCGCCGTCAGCTCGATCATCCCGACCTTCTCGCGCAAACCGCTGTTCGGCTACACCTCGATGGTCTACGCCACGGCGAGCATCGCGTTTTTGTCGTTCATCGTGTGGGCGCACCACATGTTCGTGGTGGGCATCCCGCTGGTGGGCGAGTTGTTCTTCATGTACGCGACGCTGCTGATCGCCGTGCCGACGGGGGTGAAGGTGTTCAACTGGGTCAGCACCATGTGGCAGGGCTCGCTGACCTTCGAGACGCCGATGCTGTTCGCCGTGGCCTTCGTGATCCTGTTCACCATCGGTGGCTTCTCCGGGCTGATGTTGGCGATTGCGCCGGCGGACTTCCAGTACCACGACACCTACTTCGTGGTAGCGCACTTCCATTACGTACTGGTGCCCGGCGCGATCTTCGGCATCTTCGCCTCGGCCTACTACTGGCTGCCGAAATGGACCGGCCACATGTACGACGAAACCCTGGGCAAGCTGCACTTTTGGCTGTCTTTCGTGGGCATGAACATGGCGTTCTTCCCCATGCACTTCGTCGGGCTGGCGGGCATGCCGCGCCGGGTGCCGGACTACAACCTGCAGTTCGCCGACTTCAACATGGTGTCGTCGATTGGTGCGTTCATGTTTGGCGCAACGCAGATCTTCTTCCTGTTCATCGTGATCAAGTGCATCCGTGGCGGCCCGCCGGCGCCGGCCAAGCCGTGGGATGGCGCCGAAGGGCTGGAGTGGAGCATTCCTTCGCCTGCGCCGTACCACACGTTCACGACGCCGCCGGAGGTGAAATGA
- a CDS encoding carbonic anhydrase, whose amino-acid sequence MSDKDKQPLAASASASPVAETADAALKHIVDGFLHFHHDVFPQQEELFKKLATAQSPRAMFITCADSRIVPELITQSSPGDLFVTRNVGNVVPPYGQMNGGVSTAIEYAVLALGVQHIIVCGHSDCGAMRAVLNPASLEKMPTVRAWLRHAEVAKSMVEDNCDCANEGESMKVLTEENVIAQLQHLRTHPSVASRMANGQLYIHGWIYNIETSEIRAYDADQSAFRPLGGDGPIPCATPKARF is encoded by the coding sequence ATGAGTGACAAGGATAAACAGCCGTTGGCTGCGTCGGCTTCTGCCTCTCCAGTGGCGGAAACCGCCGATGCAGCGCTAAAGCATATCGTTGACGGCTTTTTGCATTTCCATCACGACGTCTTCCCGCAGCAGGAAGAACTCTTCAAGAAACTCGCCACGGCCCAGAGCCCACGGGCGATGTTTATTACCTGCGCCGACTCGCGCATCGTGCCTGAGCTGATCACCCAAAGCTCCCCGGGCGATCTGTTTGTGACGCGTAACGTCGGTAACGTCGTACCGCCTTATGGGCAGATGAACGGCGGTGTTTCCACGGCCATCGAGTACGCCGTCCTTGCCCTGGGCGTGCAGCACATCATCGTTTGCGGGCACTCCGATTGCGGCGCTATGCGTGCGGTCCTCAACCCCGCCAGCCTGGAGAAGATGCCAACCGTCAGGGCCTGGCTGCGACACGCTGAGGTGGCCAAGTCCATGGTCGAAGACAACTGCGACTGCGCCAATGAAGGCGAGAGCATGAAGGTGCTGACCGAAGAAAACGTCATCGCCCAACTGCAGCATTTGCGTACCCACCCTTCCGTGGCTTCGCGCATGGCCAATGGTCAGCTGTATATCCATGGCTGGATCTACAACATCGAGACCAGCGAAATCCGCGCCTACGATGCCGACCAGTCGGCGTTCCGACCGTTGGGCGGCGACGGGCCGATCCCTTGCGCGACGCCTAAAGCGCGCTTCTAA
- a CDS encoding SulP family inorganic anion transporter, which translates to MRAAQLKAVLPRELLASVVVFLVALPLCMGIAIASGMPPAKGLITGIIGGLVVGWLAGSPLQVSGPAAGLAVLVFELVRQHGMLMLGPILLLAGFLQLVAGRLRLGCWFRVTAPAVVYGMLAGIGVLIVLSQIHVMLDGAPKPSGLDNLAGFPAALAEAIPTLGGGLGWQAGLLGLSTMLVMYVWDKFRPQTLRFVPGALLGVGLTTVVSLMLALQVKRVEVPENLADAIDWLRPSDLLNLADPQLLIAAFAVAFIASAETLLSAAAVDRMHSGQRSDFDKELSAQGVGNMLCGLVGALPMTGVIVRSSANVQAGATTRLSAMFHGLWLLAFVLLLSSVLQSIPVASLAGVLVYTGIKLVDVKAFKALGRYGRMPMFTYAATALAIIFTDLLTGVLVGFGLTLVKLAFKASRLKVSLIDLPQEGEMELRLTGAATFLKVPALTQVLSTVPAGSTVHVPLNNLSYIDHSCLELLEEWGRANAAKGSKLVIEARGLKRRLEGRVRTTTGIGSAPA; encoded by the coding sequence ATGCGTGCTGCTCAATTGAAAGCTGTATTGCCACGGGAGCTGCTCGCTTCCGTGGTTGTGTTTCTGGTTGCCCTGCCCTTGTGCATGGGCATCGCGATTGCCTCTGGCATGCCGCCCGCCAAGGGCCTGATCACCGGGATCATCGGCGGCCTTGTGGTGGGTTGGCTGGCGGGCTCGCCGTTGCAAGTCAGTGGTCCGGCGGCCGGTTTGGCTGTATTGGTATTCGAACTGGTGCGCCAGCACGGCATGCTGATGCTCGGGCCGATCCTGTTGCTGGCGGGCTTTCTGCAGCTGGTAGCCGGGCGTCTGCGCCTGGGCTGCTGGTTTCGCGTCACGGCCCCGGCGGTGGTGTACGGCATGCTGGCAGGGATTGGCGTGCTGATTGTGCTATCCCAGATTCACGTGATGCTCGACGGCGCGCCCAAGCCCTCGGGGCTGGACAACCTGGCAGGCTTCCCGGCGGCGTTGGCGGAGGCGATCCCGACCCTGGGCGGTGGCCTGGGCTGGCAGGCGGGATTGCTCGGGTTGTCGACGATGCTGGTGATGTACGTCTGGGATAAATTCCGCCCACAGACGCTGCGCTTTGTACCCGGCGCCTTGTTGGGTGTGGGCCTGACCACCGTGGTCAGCCTGATGCTGGCGTTGCAGGTCAAGCGCGTGGAAGTCCCGGAAAATCTTGCCGATGCCATCGATTGGCTGCGCCCCAGCGATCTGTTGAATCTTGCAGATCCTCAACTGTTGATTGCCGCGTTTGCGGTGGCGTTTATCGCGAGTGCCGAAACCCTGCTCTCCGCCGCGGCGGTGGATCGCATGCACAGCGGTCAGCGTTCTGATTTCGACAAGGAATTGTCTGCTCAAGGTGTAGGCAACATGCTCTGCGGCCTGGTGGGTGCCTTGCCGATGACCGGCGTGATCGTGCGCAGCTCGGCCAACGTACAGGCCGGTGCTACCACGCGCCTGTCGGCGATGTTCCATGGCCTGTGGCTGCTGGCGTTCGTGCTGTTGCTGTCGAGTGTGCTGCAGAGCATTCCGGTGGCGAGCCTGGCGGGCGTGCTGGTGTACACCGGTATCAAGCTGGTGGACGTCAAGGCATTCAAGGCATTGGGACGCTATGGGCGGATGCCGATGTTCACCTATGCGGCCACGGCGCTGGCGATCATCTTTACCGACCTGCTGACCGGCGTGCTGGTGGGCTTCGGCTTGACCTTGGTCAAGCTGGCGTTCAAGGCTTCGCGGCTCAAGGTCAGCCTGATCGACTTGCCCCAGGAGGGCGAGATGGAGCTGCGCCTGACCGGTGCGGCGACCTTTCTGAAAGTGCCGGCGTTGACCCAGGTGCTGTCCACGGTACCGGCGGGCAGCACTGTGCATGTGCCGCTCAATAACCTGAGTTACATCGACCATTCCTGCCTGGAGCTGCTCGAGGAATGGGGGCGGGCCAATGCGGCCAAGGGCTCGAAGCTGGTGATCGAGGCGCGCGGGTTGAAGCGCCGGTTGGAAGGTCGGGTGCGGACGACGACGGGGATAGGCTCAGCACCAGCCTGA
- the coxB gene encoding cytochrome c oxidase subunit II, which produces MMRHPHVWMGLLLWSVFGQAHAAWTTNMAPGATEVSHAVFDLHMTIFWICVVIGIIVFGAMFWSMIVHRRSTGQVAAKFHESTTVEILWTVVPLLILVAMAIPATKTLINIYDSSESDIDIQVTGYQWKWHYKYLGQDVEFFSNLATPAEQIHNQATKGEHYLLEVDQPLVLPVGAKVRFLVTAADVIHSWWVPAFAVKRDAIPGFVNEAWTRIEKPGIYRGQCAELCGKDHGFMPIVVEVKSKADYDTWLGERKEEAAKLKELTSKEWTLEELVARGDKVYHTTCVACHQAEGQGLPPMFPALKGSKIATGPKEGHLSLVYHGKPGTAMAAFGKQLSEVDIAAVVTYERNAWGNNKGDMVTPKDVLAIKQAESK; this is translated from the coding sequence ATGATGCGACATCCACACGTTTGGATGGGCCTCCTGTTGTGGTCAGTATTCGGCCAGGCACATGCCGCCTGGACAACGAATATGGCGCCAGGGGCGACAGAAGTCAGTCACGCTGTGTTCGACCTGCACATGACCATATTCTGGATCTGTGTGGTGATCGGCATCATCGTGTTTGGCGCGATGTTCTGGTCGATGATCGTTCATCGCCGGTCCACGGGGCAGGTCGCGGCCAAGTTCCACGAAAGCACTACCGTGGAGATCCTCTGGACCGTCGTGCCCTTGCTGATCCTGGTCGCGATGGCCATTCCGGCGACCAAGACCCTGATCAATATCTACGACAGCAGTGAATCGGATATCGATATCCAGGTCACCGGTTACCAGTGGAAGTGGCACTACAAATACCTGGGCCAGGACGTGGAGTTCTTCAGCAACCTGGCCACGCCCGCCGAGCAGATCCACAACCAGGCCACCAAGGGCGAACACTACCTGCTGGAAGTCGACCAGCCACTGGTGTTGCCGGTGGGCGCCAAGGTGCGCTTTTTGGTGACGGCTGCCGACGTGATCCATTCCTGGTGGGTGCCGGCGTTTGCGGTCAAGCGCGACGCCATCCCCGGCTTCGTCAACGAGGCCTGGACCCGTATCGAGAAGCCTGGCATCTACCGTGGCCAGTGCGCCGAACTGTGCGGCAAGGACCACGGGTTCATGCCCATCGTGGTCGAGGTCAAGTCCAAGGCCGACTACGACACTTGGCTCGGCGAGCGTAAGGAAGAGGCCGCCAAGCTCAAGGAACTCACCTCCAAAGAGTGGACGCTGGAAGAGCTGGTGGCCCGTGGCGACAAGGTCTACCACACCACCTGCGTGGCCTGTCACCAGGCCGAGGGCCAGGGCTTGCCGCCAATGTTCCCGGCGCTCAAGGGTTCGAAAATCGCGACAGGGCCAAAAGAAGGCCACCTGAGTCTCGTCTACCACGGCAAGCCGGGCACCGCGATGGCGGCCTTTGGCAAGCAGCTTTCGGAAGTGGATATCGCCGCCGTGGTGACCTACGAGCGCAATGCGTGGGGCAACAACAAAGGCGACATGGTCACGCCTAAAGACGTGCTGGCCATCAAGCAGGCGGAAAGCAAATGA
- a CDS encoding SURF1 family protein: MKTSIASAAKRFRPGIAPTLVVLVLLPLMVGLGFWQLSRGHEKQLLVDSYTERRAADPISSVQLNDRADPAFRRVRLRGQFDPEHSVFLDNRMRDGKAGVELLQPFHDQASGLWLLLNRGWLPWPDRRTPPVFSTPEQPLNLDAWVYVAPGETFQLHADPAGAQWPRLLTALHPAALWAELGRSGFAYELRAEAGPGTYETTWPIVAMGPEKHLAYAVQWFAMSLALLALYLYLGWHNKKEKPHGSGHESTQHV; the protein is encoded by the coding sequence ATGAAAACAAGTATAGCCAGCGCCGCAAAACGCTTTCGTCCAGGGATCGCACCTACCTTAGTGGTGCTGGTACTGCTGCCGTTGATGGTCGGCCTGGGGTTCTGGCAACTGTCTCGCGGCCATGAAAAACAGCTGCTGGTGGACAGTTATACCGAGCGGCGCGCGGCGGATCCGATCAGCAGTGTGCAACTCAACGACAGGGCTGACCCGGCCTTTCGCCGTGTGCGCTTGCGCGGGCAATTCGATCCCGAACACAGCGTTTTTCTCGACAACCGCATGCGCGACGGCAAGGCCGGCGTTGAGCTGCTGCAACCTTTCCATGACCAGGCCAGCGGCCTGTGGCTGTTGCTCAATCGCGGTTGGTTGCCCTGGCCGGACCGGCGCACGCCACCCGTTTTCAGCACGCCTGAGCAACCCTTGAACCTGGATGCCTGGGTGTATGTCGCCCCCGGTGAAACCTTCCAATTGCACGCCGACCCGGCGGGTGCGCAATGGCCGCGCTTGCTGACAGCGCTGCACCCTGCCGCGTTGTGGGCAGAGCTGGGGCGCAGCGGCTTTGCCTACGAGCTGCGGGCCGAAGCCGGCCCTGGCACCTACGAAACCACTTGGCCGATCGTGGCCATGGGGCCGGAAAAACACTTGGCGTATGCCGTGCAGTGGTTCGCCATGTCGCTGGCCCTGCTGGCGCTTTATCTCTACCTCGGATGGCACAACAAAAAGGAGAAGCCCCATGGGAGCGGCCATGAATCCACTCAACATGTCTGA
- a CDS encoding twin transmembrane helix small protein, which translates to MLKAAIALMLIATVVSLFSGLFFLVKDEGNSNRLVNALTVRVVLAVITLGLITWGFFSGQLVSHAPW; encoded by the coding sequence ATGCTCAAAGCCGCCATTGCCCTGATGCTGATCGCGACCGTTGTGAGTCTGTTCAGTGGCTTGTTCTTCTTGGTCAAGGACGAGGGCAACTCCAATCGCCTCGTCAACGCCCTGACCGTGCGTGTGGTACTGGCCGTGATCACACTGGGTTTGATCACCTGGGGGTTTTTCAGCGGCCAATTGGTTTCTCATGCGCCGTGGTAA
- a CDS encoding cytochrome c oxidase subunit 3: MSTHDTYYVPAQSKWPIIATIGMLVTVYGLAVWFNDLKAARPESHGPWIFFVGGLLVAYMLFGWFGAVIKESRAGLYSAQMDRSFRWGMSWFIFSEVMFFIAFFGALFYVRHMSGPWLGGEGHKGIAHMLWPNFEFAWPLLNNPDPKMYPAPEGTISPWGLPLVNTILLVSSSVTITIAHHALRKGHRGALKIWLAITVLLGLAFLGFQAEEYIHAYKELGLTLGSGVYGATFFMLTGFHGAHVTIGTIILFVMLMRILKGHFNAEHQFGFEAASWYWHFVDVVWIGLFFFVYVL; this comes from the coding sequence ATGTCGACTCATGATACGTACTACGTACCAGCGCAAAGCAAATGGCCAATTATTGCCACGATTGGCATGCTGGTCACGGTGTACGGCCTGGCCGTGTGGTTCAACGACCTGAAGGCGGCGCGCCCGGAATCCCACGGCCCGTGGATCTTCTTCGTCGGCGGCCTGCTGGTGGCCTACATGCTGTTCGGCTGGTTTGGAGCGGTAATCAAGGAAAGTCGCGCCGGGTTGTACAGCGCGCAGATGGACCGATCGTTTCGCTGGGGCATGAGCTGGTTCATCTTTTCTGAAGTGATGTTCTTTATCGCGTTCTTCGGAGCACTGTTTTACGTGCGGCACATGTCCGGCCCGTGGCTAGGGGGCGAAGGGCACAAGGGCATTGCGCACATGCTGTGGCCGAACTTCGAGTTTGCCTGGCCGTTGCTCAACAACCCCGACCCGAAAATGTATCCCGCGCCGGAGGGCACCATCAGCCCCTGGGGCCTGCCATTGGTCAACACCATCTTGCTGGTGAGTTCCAGCGTGACCATCACCATCGCCCACCATGCGCTGCGCAAAGGACATCGCGGTGCGCTGAAGATCTGGCTGGCGATCACAGTGTTGTTGGGCCTGGCATTCCTGGGGTTCCAGGCCGAGGAGTACATCCACGCCTATAAAGAGCTGGGCCTGACCCTGGGCTCGGGCGTGTATGGCGCGACGTTCTTCATGCTCACCGGCTTTCACGGCGCCCACGTCACCATCGGCACGATCATTCTGTTCGTGATGCTGATGCGCATCCTCAAGGGGCATTTCAACGCCGAGCACCAGTTCGGCTTCGAGGCGGCCAGTTGGTATTGGCACTTTGTGGATGTGGTGTGGATCGGGCTGTTTTTCTTCGTCTATGTGCTGTGA
- a CDS encoding PA0069 family radical SAM protein — protein MSTPLPPRGRGTATNLHNRFSPTVSVVEDDGWFQEVPPTQGTEVRIETAKTIITRNNSPDLPFDRSINPYRGCEHGCIYCYARPSHAYWDMSPGLDFETRLIAKTNAADVLEQQLSKPGYVCAPINLGSNTDPYQPIEREYKITRRTLEVLLRYRHPVTIITKGSLILRDLDLLTELARQRLVAVMISLTSLDDELKRILEPRTAAPKARLRAIRVMRDAGIPVGVLCSPMIPMINDSELESLLTEAHAAGAQSAAYMMLRLPLEVAPLFEEWLAAHYPQRAAHVMSLVRQVRGGEVYDSRFGVRMRGEGPFADLLAQRFSKAIKRLGLNRREGFNLDCSAFCPPGRQMALL, from the coding sequence ATGTCTACTCCGCTGCCACCCCGAGGCCGGGGCACGGCCACCAACCTGCATAACCGCTTTTCGCCCACGGTCAGCGTGGTCGAGGATGACGGCTGGTTCCAGGAAGTGCCGCCGACCCAGGGCACCGAAGTGCGCATAGAGACGGCCAAGACCATCATCACCCGCAACAACTCGCCGGACTTGCCCTTTGATCGCTCGATCAACCCCTACCGTGGCTGCGAGCATGGCTGTATCTACTGCTATGCACGGCCCAGCCATGCCTATTGGGACATGTCGCCGGGGTTGGATTTCGAGACCCGGTTGATCGCCAAGACCAATGCCGCCGATGTGCTGGAACAGCAACTGTCGAAGCCGGGCTACGTGTGTGCGCCGATCAACCTGGGCTCCAATACCGACCCGTACCAGCCGATCGAGCGCGAGTACAAGATCACCCGGCGAACCCTGGAAGTCCTGCTGCGCTATCGCCACCCGGTAACGATCATCACAAAAGGATCGCTGATTTTGCGCGATCTGGACCTGCTCACCGAACTGGCCCGCCAGCGACTGGTGGCCGTGATGATCAGCCTTACCAGCCTGGACGACGAACTCAAGCGCATCCTGGAGCCACGTACGGCGGCGCCCAAGGCGCGGTTGCGGGCGATCCGGGTGATGCGCGACGCGGGGATCCCGGTGGGTGTGCTGTGTTCGCCGATGATTCCGATGATCAACGACAGTGAGCTGGAAAGCCTGTTGACCGAAGCCCACGCGGCGGGTGCGCAAAGTGCGGCGTACATGATGCTGCGCCTGCCCCTGGAGGTGGCGCCATTGTTCGAGGAGTGGCTGGCGGCCCATTACCCGCAACGCGCGGCCCATGTCATGAGCCTGGTGCGCCAGGTGCGCGGTGGTGAGGTGTATGACAGCCGCTTTGGTGTGCGCATGCGTGGTGAAGGCCCGTTTGCCGATTTGCTCGCCCAGCGCTTCAGCAAGGCGATCAAACGCCTGGGGCTCAACCGGCGAGAAGGCTTCAACCTGGATTGCAGCGCTTTTTGTCCACCCGGCAGACAGATGGCTTTGTTGTAG
- a CDS encoding cytochrome c oxidase assembly protein, which produces MAESVPIKRLVTRLLILVVAMFAFGFALVPIYDVMCKAFGINGKTAGQYEGEQVVDASRQVRVQFLSTNAIDMVWDFYANADEVVVNPGAVTEMLFVAHNPTDKPMTAQAVPSISPAEAAMYFHKTECFCFTQQVLQPGQRIEMPVRFIVDRDMPKDVKHLTLAYTLFDITARQPPVAAHTGG; this is translated from the coding sequence ATGGCTGAGTCCGTGCCTATCAAGCGCCTGGTTACTCGGCTGCTCATCCTGGTGGTGGCGATGTTCGCCTTCGGCTTTGCCCTGGTGCCGATCTACGACGTGATGTGCAAAGCGTTCGGTATCAATGGCAAGACGGCCGGGCAGTACGAGGGTGAACAGGTTGTCGACGCTTCACGCCAGGTGCGGGTGCAGTTCCTGTCCACCAACGCCATCGACATGGTCTGGGATTTCTACGCCAATGCTGACGAAGTGGTGGTCAACCCGGGCGCGGTGACGGAGATGTTGTTCGTGGCCCACAACCCCACCGACAAACCCATGACCGCCCAGGCCGTACCGAGTATTTCCCCGGCCGAAGCGGCGATGTACTTCCACAAGACCGAGTGCTTTTGCTTCACCCAGCAAGTACTGCAGCCGGGCCAGCGCATCGAAATGCCGGTGCGCTTCATTGTCGACCGCGACATGCCCAAGGATGTGAAGCATTTGACCCTGGCGTACACGCTGTTTGATATCACTGCGCGCCAACCGCCCGTGGCTGCTCATACCGGCGGCTAG